gtcgctacccagattctcgtccatgcagctccactcTACTGTTTGAGTCCAtgtacgaatgtgaggtcggggctggtgtttctagatactgttgccgatgcgcgtgggtgtgtgcgggtcgttgagtagcgtgaggtgtTTTTGGGCTACGTTGTGTACATCTTTTTTCTTTGAGGCCACATATCACGAGGCCACAcggggagcattaaaatcaccgactatcagtccgttacccttgctcagcttcttcacTTCTAGCATTagcttgtctagatcctttaggTAGTCCTTtggcgggctgtacacgtttaacacaaaAAGGCTttgctgttttttctcgggtatGATTTCGACGAGCGTGTGTTCGATGCGATATTGGATGTCGCGTCGTTGAGCGTTGATGGCcttcttggtcaggattgctgtcctcgtCTTACCGTCGGTGACGTGAGTTAGGTAACTACTGACCTTGAAGTCTTCAGCTCCGGTTTCTTGTAAGGGTAGAATGTCCGGGTTAAACTGCGtgcagaattgtacaaggttgcttctcttcagatagaatgacagttccattgccaaattttgagccgtgggtgttgcttgtatgatgatgaaaaacgtttatttgctctattttgcagtgatttttgtgGCTTCAGATGGAATCTTCCATCTTcgctccagggtcggttcccctagcccagggctccgctgagggtagctgccctgcgtgcacacCTTATTAGTCCTTTGACTTTcagatgtcgctggatagcatcctcccactgttccgcactcgggttttttattatggctagcccatctgttttctggcaagcccatgtggtatggtatagggttggtttgtctccacaccatgggcatttgcTCTTACTGCTTGGGGTAGAttttgcttagcatgtttaggcacgggaatgttcccgtttgtagctgtcgccatgctacggcgtcttctctattcagttgtttgtgagggggcgggtattttcgtctgatccCTCTGTAGTAGTTAAgcatctctgaatagctttgggctaccggctcgggttcctcagcggggtcgggattgttggatgctcggtttgttgcgtgccctcgagctatcctatccgcctcctGATTGCcggtaatgtcggtatgtcccggcacccaaactatcgtgtgtttggcctggttgttgacggttttgccacttgagcggagaaTGCGGAGCGcactgtggctgattctgccgtttatgtagttgcggcatgctgcttgtgagtcTACCTTTGGATCGGTAgcccctccgctgccgctagagccacggctgcctcttcggcctcaactaccgtaaagttccgaattgatgcgctggtgatttttTTTAGGttcgagttgatcaccgttgcgactttgcttttctaGTGGTTTCTGGacgtgcgaagacgacgacgaagtgtttctatcatagaacgcttgtacctttgtctcgctttgtttctttcgaaactctgggagctgccgctcccttgttgcggcaatggatgaagaagccctcgaagaccttcctggagtcaagccatcacgtggtgtcgcgtccaggaaacgtggaaatgcgtcaagtgacacggacagcgaggcaaccgagttgtactcggacagcgtcgactcgtcggacgacgatttcacacttgtcatgagccgaaccacaaaaagaagactgctacggaggtcatcgtcgccaagtgtctccgCCGTGAAGATGCctcagcgctggccgcacaccatgctcttcatgcctgtggacccagtgtccaatcttcgacttctaaacaggcaagtcctttctgcgtttcttgagggaatcgcgccaaacgagataaaggacgtgagaataaatgcacggaagaatgtcctagcagtagatgtgctacaccgtagtgcactgcaaagcctacggcacgtaacggaaatcgacaaagtacaagtgcgatccatgatacctacaggctgcaatggcactgtcggcgtcatttatgatgtcgatatttctataccaaccaacgacttacctatattaataaagccaagtacagaaggcactcttatcacgcacatcacaagacttggcaacacacgttgcctgaagctgtggtttgagggagacagccttccctcacacgtcaaagttggccacgtccgccatccagtccgcccatacgtaccgaaacccctgcaatgctacaaatgctgcaagatgggacacgtaaaaggtgtctgtaggaataacctcgtgtgcccacggtgcgccgaatctcattcagcagatgcctgccgcgcaactgtgttgaagtgccctaactgccatggtacccatgaggcctcatccaatgattgcccgcgggtgaggaacgagcgagcagtactcaaacatatggtacgggaccattcaacacacagagaggctgccgctactctcaggcgacgacgacatcggcacCGTGGAGCAGCACGAAGAGTTACGTCTACTGAGATATACGCactcttccggcaaagcggctatCGTATCAATGCCAACTTCCACAAAGACCGACAGTGCGAAAACGAAGACTGGGGCAACACTCTCGCCTCCTGAAGAGTGTcctacacttccacgagcacaacctgcatcggagtcgcatcaaattgcgccgccctcaatgacctcacgaaccgaggatgcgacgacgactgaggatcgccaagtcgtagtgatgctaaagtcacttatggacgccatgcgcattctactgcgcaacatgaaaaccccgtcggcacagagcgcactgcaggtgctggacaccttgagtccggtgcttgcggctctagggtaaaaccacggcccgagaattaccgtcgtttcaagaggaggtcaagaatgcattagtatttcagtggaacgccagagggcttaagtcacgcatgtccgacttcagACAGTCTGTATTTACGCACgaattccccattatcgtgatttgcgagcccaacctgtcagctcccatcagactgtccgggtatgagtgttttatgtcctctacccaccgagagtgcagcaaggtcgttgtgtttatacgccgtgacttgacttatgtacatcacctagtgcctcctgacgaatcaaatcaatacgtttgcttaacagtgaagaagaaaaagctcacgttcacaattcttggagcttatctccaacaagccgtctagattgtgagagcttacggggaattttgacatcgactccacagccgtgggtgctcactggtgactttaacgcccaccattacctatggggaagctccaaagtgaactctggaggcagaacgttggtgtcctttgccaatGAACTCaaattttgcctgtcaaacgatagaagccctacttatctgcgtggatcagcgtatagtagctgcttggaccttaccttcgtttcacgttcgcttacgagaagagtgcactggttttcggatttagaaacgcgggatagcgaccacatcccaacctatttgaagatcgttgactagctccaagtcctccagaaccatccagtgcaccgattggcctaaatacaaaataataatggaagactgttgtcgtgacggcacctcgtataacctacagggcgcgataaaggatgccatacaaacaaccacgcatttgctttcgaagtgttcttcccgcaccgatttcgacatcgaactatcgaaacttcgagcaattcgccgtcgcgcggagcgaagatatagacgcacgaagtccatttatgatttgagattggctagacgaacacaaaagaaaatacagcgtcgcatgaacaagctggcttcacggcaatgggtatccttttgcgagtctctggatccacgaaaacctttgtcgcttatatggaggactgttcgtggccttcgcacaacctttggtcagcgccacccgtttaaatctctagcactccatctacaatgtagagatattgacgtcgctgaatctttctgcagaaagattgctggcgaagcaaattccgatggaacgggtacgggaacgctcgacc
This Dermacentor albipictus isolate Rhodes 1998 colony chromosome 1, USDA_Dalb.pri_finalv2, whole genome shotgun sequence DNA region includes the following protein-coding sequences:
- the LOC135921915 gene encoding uncharacterized protein isoform X1 encodes the protein MDEEALEDLPGVKPSRGVASRKRGNASSDTDSEATELYSDSVDSSDDDFTLVMSRTTKRRLLRRSSSPSVSAVKMPQRWPHTMLFMPVDPVSNLRLLNRQVLSAFLEGIAPNEIKDVRINARKNVLAVDVLHRSALQSLRHVTEIDKVQVRSMIPTGCNGTVGVIYDVDISIPTNDLPILIKPSTEGTLITHITRLGNTRCLKLWFEGDSLPSHVKVGHVRHPVRPYVPKPLQCYKCCKMGHVKGVCRNNLVCPRCAESHSADACRATVLKCPNCHGTHEASSNDCPRVRNERAVLKHMVRDHSTHREAAATLRRRRHRHRGAARRVTSTEIYALFRQSGYRINANFHKDRQCENEDWGNTLAS